Part of the Xenopus tropicalis strain Nigerian chromosome 3, UCB_Xtro_10.0, whole genome shotgun sequence genome, gcaagctgaagcgtttttcagcttgccaaaatatacgccatacgcctggtctgacattagcctaaaggaacagtaattactttaatacatttgtatttttggtGGTAAAGTATAATATACTGTGTGGGATCCCTAGAGGCCCTAGCTAAACCACCCTATAGGGGCATCTCCCCGTATTATAAAGCAATGCTTCCTATCAAAACAGTAGTGGAGTCTATTCAGAGAGcactaaaaataattcaaaacaaaCAACCCATGTGGACCCCCATATGGGGCAATAAATACCTCTCACACTTCCATTGAGTACCTGAGGCTGTTAGGTGGGCAGCTGCTGGAGTTAAAACATTAGGAGACATCACCATAGGTGGGGAATGTAAACAATTTAATGCACTTTAAGCCGAATTCCAGCTTCCAGCGAACACGATATTTCAATATTTACAACTAAAACGCGCCTTCCAGGCACAATTCCCCATAGGGCCAATAGCCATTACTGAAACCACGTTGGAGCGATATCTCCGCCGACCCGACTTGGTGAATGTACATTGTACTAATGCAAACAAATACCCCCCAGCAGCACAAGGGTAAACAACAATGGCGTGAAGACATACCAGAGGAAGAGATGTGGAAAGATGCCCTAAATCAGGTACCCCAAATAACCATCTCTAgtagagatagatatagatataaagtCTATCTCACCCCACAAGGAGTGGCTAGAATATACTCTGGGGCCTCTGACCAGTGTCCTAAACATCATAACAAGGTGGGGTCCTTTTACCATGTTTAACATGGGTAAGTAATGGGGGGATTGTGGGAGAAAATGGTTTTATAAGTGTATCATCACTTCTACTGAATATGTTTAAGGGTATATAAACCCTACAAGTGAATTTGATATGCACTCCCAAGCTGCTATTCCTATGTCTCTAACGCTGCCCttttcccatctttccccaggAACATGGCTTTGGTTGGGGGTCTCTTGCTTCTCTTGGCCGAGTCCCGGTCAGAAGGGAAGTCCATGTTTGCCGGAGTCCCTAACATGGGCGGCACGTCGCCGCGTCAGTACATGCAGCTGGGAGGCAGGGTGCTGCTCATTCTTATGTTCATGACTCTGCTTCACTTCAATGCCAGCCCCTTCACCGTACGTACGATAGGGAGGTGCATGGAAGGAGTTCTGTGCCTTGGGCGGGATTGTCCCATTAGTGGAGGGAGGTGGTTTAAACTGGTGAATAAGACAGGCCATTACAGTATAGATGTGTTTAAATCAGAAGTCCCCAAAATTCTAACCCAAGGGGCcggatcaagggcccctcagactgttggggggccggaccgccATCAACAGGACCCAACCCCCACCCTCCGGTCGACgccggggtggggggggaaatGGTGCACTTTTACTTTCCATCAGGGTCTCTCAGTTCGCAGAATTTCTCTTGTAGGTGAAGAAGAAACCTTCATTTAGCCCACATCCTCTTTCATATCCCGCCCGCCGCCGCCCCCCCGGCGGGTCCTACCTGTACCAGATCCCCCGGTCCGTCTTTCATCTTAgctcccctgtgccgctccccgctgagtcctctctctccactgccaggtgggaggacgcagcgggggccaGGTAAATCGCTCTGGGAGGCCATAGTTTGGGAACCGCTGGTGTAAATGAAcgctagggggcatatttattacgtTATACACATATAGACGTGTGTAAGCCAGCATTACTGGCgatattgcccatagcatccaatcagatctttgcttttgttttctaaattgtaggtaACTGTTGAAATTGAATtgctatggttgctatgggcaacatcgccaatgatgttggcttacacactataataaatatgccccttagcgtGGAGATTATAGAGGTGGGAAATGATGGCTGAGGGGCGGGAATATTAGATACAAACACACAGCTAACACTTTTTCCTGTCTCCCCTCAGATATTCCAAGATATTTTTGGCCTGGCCCTTATTCTCCTGGTTGCCGTGGGCTTCAAGACCAAACTGGCGGCACTTACTCTGGTGCTGTGGCTCCTCGTCATCAATGTGGTTCAGAATGCTTTCTGGACAGTACCATCGTATCGTCCCCTCCATGACTTCCTGAAGTACGATTTCTTCCAGACCCTGTCGGTCATGGGGGGGCTGCTCCTGGTGGTAGCACTAGGGCCCGGGGGAGTTTCCATGGATGAACATAAGAAGAAATGGTGATCTCTTCCAGCGTTTGCCCTTCCACCACCAGGGACTGTTTATCTAGTTTTGGATGATTGTACAGCTCCGTCATATAACTGGTTACTTGAGCCAGTGTCCCGGTTGGGCCAAAGAATCATTGTCCTCTGAAGGGGGTGGGATGCAACAGGTTCATTTAGCACATCTTAAATCCATAATTTCATACAAGGACATAAGATTGGCTCCCATGGATGTGCTTCCATCTCTAATGGTTGGAGGTTTGCCCTAGATTCCTAACCGTACAGGTCCTAGAGGTTTGAGTCTGGCCCCATTGGTAGGGAGGTGGGGGCTTATTTTCCGCTTACCTCTAGAACCATCATGGAGATGGGAAGGA contains:
- the surf4.1 gene encoding surfeit 4, gene 1 (The RefSeq protein has 1 substitution compared to this genomic sequence); the encoded protein is MAPGNVMGAAEELADQFLRVTKRYLPHIAHLCLISTFLEDGLRMWLQWNEQREYINMSWNCGMHLATLFVIFNLCGQLAGCVLVLTRKFVPYACFGLLGIIVLQTVVYNILWDAKFLMRNMALVGGLLLLLAESRSEGKSMFAGVPNMGGTSPRQYMQLGGRVLLILMFMTLLHFNASPFTIFQDIFGLALILLVAVGFKTKLAALTLVLWLLVINVVQNAFWTVPSYRPLHDFLKYDFFQTLSVMGGLLLVVALGPGGVSMDEHKKKW